A segment of the Chlamydiales bacterium STE3 genome:
GAAACAACAGGATTTTGCGTGCAATCTAAAGAATCAATTAGGGAGCTCTCTAAATTTCTAAATGCCACTTCCCCTTCTTTGATATAATAATTCCTGCAAGAAACCCCGCAAGCCGTCTCGATAAGATTGTCAAGATCGATAAAAGAACAGGCTAGCCGTCTTGCAACTTTTTTTCCGAGAGACGTTTTACCAGACGAAGGGAACCCACTTAAGAAAATTGTCATACTAAGGCTATCTTGGCATTTAGATTGCGAAAATCATGCAAAAAAGAGGGATAGGTTTTACTAATGCTTGCGATAGAAACAACTTGTGTTTCCCCTTCACTTCCAAGAGCTGCGACGGAAAGAGCCATGCTCAAGCGATGATCATGGCATCCATCCACCAAAGCTCCTTTCAATGTGGATTGGTGAACCATGAGACCATCTTCAAATTCCTCAATCTCAGCTCCCATTTTTCTTAACTCTCTCGTTATACTAGAGATTCGATCACACTCTTTATGACGAGCAATTTTAGCGTTTTTGATGGTAGTTGTACCACGTGCATAGCAGCCAATAACAGCTAAAATAGGTAAAGCATCGATGCAATCATTAATATCAATTTCAATCCCTTGTAAGCAGGGACTTTTTTGAACAAGGCACCCCTTCTCGTCCCAGCTTATTTTTGCCCCCATCTTATGCAAAATCTCGATGAACTTTTTGTCTCCCTGGGAATCTTGAAAATCCAAGTTATGCACCAAAACCTCAGATTGTGTAATCAAAGCGGCTGCGATGGGAAAGGCTGCTGTACTAAAGTCGCCAGGGACACGATAGTCAAAAGCTGGAAAGCAACTCTTACCAAGAAGAGTGTATTTTTTAAAACCATCGTTCTTATAATCCACTTTTAAATCTTTTAACCATTGCAAGGTTAAGGAGACCCAGGGCCTTTCTCCAGGATTATTGACTATCAGCTCTGTTGGATGTTCGGCTAAACTTGCTGCAAGGAGAAGTGCAGAAACGGGCTGAGAATCTTCACCATCAATAATCAATGTCCCTCCACGATAGGGGCCTTGAACAATGATCGGAGCAAAGCCATCCCCTTTTGTCGAAATAGCTTTAACTCCGGCTTGCTCTAACCCCTGCAGCAAGGCGTGCATGGGCCTCTGATGGCGTACAGAATAATCTCCTGTAATTACAATCGGAGAAGAACTAAGACTTGCAATAGCTGTGATGAATCGAAGAACTAAACCTGAGTTGCCTGCATCAATAACATTTTCTGCTTTGCCTATACACCCTTGAAGCCCTTCTATGGTAAGGTTCGAGCCCTCTTTTGTAATTTTTGCTCCAAGTAATCGGCAGGCTTCAATCATCGCTGCTGAGTCAGGAGATTCGAGGTAATTTGCAATTGTGGAAGTACCATGTGCCAAGGAACCCAATAAAATAGCTCTTAAAGAGTGCGATTTTGAGGGAGGAACAAAAACAGCT
Coding sequences within it:
- a CDS encoding 3-phosphoshikimate 1-carboxyvinyltransferase (Product derived from UniProtKB/Swiss-Prot:A3DK03;Gene name derived from UniProtKB/Swiss-Prot:A3DK03;EC number derived from UniProtKB/Swiss-Prot:A3DK03); protein product: MQDVTSPSFFLTKSSLSGAVFVPPSKSHSLRAILLGSLAHGTSTIANYLESPDSAAMIEACRLLGAKITKEGSNLTIEGLQGCIGKAENVIDAGNSGLVLRFITAIASLSSSPIVITGDYSVRHQRPMHALLQGLEQAGVKAISTKGDGFAPIIVQGPYRGGTLIIDGEDSQPVSALLLAASLAEHPTELIVNNPGERPWVSLTLQWLKDLKVDYKNDGFKKYTLLGKSCFPAFDYRVPGDFSTAAFPIAAALITQSEVLVHNLDFQDSQGDKKFIEILHKMGAKISWDEKGCLVQKSPCLQGIEIDINDCIDALPILAVIGCYARGTTTIKNAKIARHKECDRISSITRELRKMGAEIEEFEDGLMVHQSTLKGALVDGCHDHRLSMALSVAALGSEGETQVVSIASISKTYPSFLHDFRNLNAKIALV